A genomic window from Planococcus rifietoensis includes:
- a CDS encoding DUF3221 domain-containing protein, with protein sequence MKKASLFLAGFLLLAGCSDDAAPTEPAEPAGNEEEPEIAVEQEGMTEEGFITQIGDGRILINSIYFSVPEDVEVQFAEGGETTEAVISDLRTGMKVTTDYTGPLEESYPMQGEAEKITILQDEESKRQSEALQAFINEEQLSKLIILGQPIVRGDEIGFLFNNMETGDLTEVRIDMNTLEYTMGNEEDEEQAEDTEE encoded by the coding sequence GTGAAAAAAGCTAGTTTATTTCTTGCAGGATTCCTGCTATTGGCAGGTTGTTCAGATGATGCCGCACCGACAGAACCGGCGGAGCCGGCAGGCAATGAAGAAGAACCGGAAATTGCGGTTGAACAAGAGGGCATGACGGAAGAAGGATTCATTACGCAGATTGGGGATGGACGCATTCTCATCAATAGCATTTACTTCTCTGTGCCGGAAGACGTCGAAGTCCAATTTGCAGAAGGCGGCGAAACGACAGAAGCTGTCATTAGCGACTTGCGCACCGGCATGAAAGTCACGACCGATTATACAGGGCCGCTAGAAGAGTCCTATCCGATGCAAGGCGAAGCGGAAAAGATCACCATTTTGCAGGACGAAGAATCCAAGCGGCAATCGGAAGCTTTGCAGGCCTTTATCAATGAAGAGCAGCTGTCCAAACTTATCATTTTGGGACAGCCCATCGTGCGCGGCGATGAAATCGGATTTTTATTCAATAATATGGAAACTGGTGATTTAACGGAAGTGCGCATCGATATGAATACACTGGAATATACAATGGGCAATGAAGAAGATGAAGAACAAGCAGAAGACACCGAGGAATAA
- a CDS encoding MBL fold metallo-hydrolase produces MEPIKITIPTPFAVGDVNSYLLKGDALTLIDAGPKTPEAWEALKAGLKAANVAPEDIEQVVLTHHHPDHAGWVDGFDAAKLYGHPYNDLWLRRDEAFFDYHDAFYQERLKEEGVPGDLMFWMKKMKRPLNLMGNRPLDMAINEGDTIPGHADWHVMETLGHAQSHLSFWNPEERTMIGGDHVIAKVSSNPLIEPPYNPEEGRPKSLLQYNSSLSRLLKMPIDVIYSGHGEDVRNVHELVSTRLEKQHLRAMKVLDMLDRSSEQSVYELTQQLFPHAYEKELGLTLSETIGQVDYLLEDGLIEERLNDQGIFVYRQA; encoded by the coding sequence ATGGAACCGATCAAAATCACCATCCCGACGCCATTTGCGGTCGGAGATGTCAATTCTTATCTATTGAAAGGCGACGCGTTGACGTTGATCGATGCCGGACCGAAAACACCGGAAGCCTGGGAAGCGCTCAAGGCCGGACTGAAAGCGGCGAATGTCGCCCCTGAAGACATCGAGCAAGTGGTCTTGACGCACCACCACCCGGATCATGCCGGCTGGGTCGACGGCTTCGACGCCGCCAAATTGTACGGACATCCATATAACGATCTATGGCTGCGCCGGGACGAAGCTTTTTTCGATTATCATGACGCGTTCTATCAGGAGCGCTTGAAAGAAGAGGGAGTGCCGGGTGATTTAATGTTCTGGATGAAGAAGATGAAGCGGCCGCTCAATTTGATGGGCAATCGCCCGCTCGATATGGCTATCAATGAAGGCGATACGATTCCGGGCCACGCGGACTGGCATGTCATGGAGACTTTGGGGCATGCCCAGAGCCATTTGTCGTTTTGGAATCCGGAAGAACGCACGATGATCGGCGGCGACCACGTCATCGCGAAAGTATCCTCGAACCCGCTTATTGAACCGCCGTATAACCCGGAAGAAGGACGCCCGAAGTCTTTGCTTCAATACAACTCCTCTCTCAGCCGGCTATTGAAAATGCCGATTGACGTCATCTACAGCGGACATGGGGAAGATGTGCGCAATGTCCACGAACTTGTTTCTACACGGCTTGAAAAGCAGCACTTACGGGCAATGAAAGTACTCGACATGCTCGACCGGTCGAGTGAGCAGTCGGTTTATGAATTGACACAGCAGCTGTTTCCACATGCTTACGAAAAAGAGCTCGGTTTAACACTGTCCGAGACGATCGGCCAAGTCGATTACTTGCTCGAAGACGGCTTGATCGAAGAACGGCTCAACGACCAGGGCATTTTCGTCTACCGGCAAGCTTAA